Part of the Scyliorhinus canicula chromosome 13, sScyCan1.1, whole genome shotgun sequence genome, ATGTGTTCTAAATTACACTTCCTATAGCCAATACAGTCCACACGTTTGCACCACCCCTTTGGAATTTATTGTTTTGAGTGGTGTGCAAACTTCTCACAACGACTTTAACGCTCGATTCCCAGACTGAATTACAATGGCATCAAACGTTTATGTTACATTTGGAGGCTGGTGTCCCATTTCCAATATGATGGCTGCaaatgtctctttaactcagaagactttgtttactcttctttgAATTCTTCAGAACAATAACAGCTAACTTAACTCCAGTCCAGATGGTAGGGGTTGACCAtcattacattcactccccacctTCTGGtgtgggcttgcaaaatcctaccaattgtcctggcttgagacaattcacacctctttaacctgtgattatccctctcgtACCCGCTAGACctgaaagacttaattacctgcaaagacttccaTTCAAacaatcatcttgcatcattgactttggctagatatgtggttgtggaacccacctcttcacccgCCTAATGAAGGAGCTGTGTTCTGGAAAATAGTGCTTCGAAACaaactattggactttaacctggtgttattagacttcttactgtgcccaccccagtccaatgtcgccatcagggcagcagggtagcatggtggtcagcataaatgcttcacagctccagggtcccaggttcgattcccggctgggtcactgtctgtgtggagtctgcatgtcctccccctgtgtgcgtgggtttcctccgggtgctccggtttcctcccacagtccaaagatgtgcgggttaggtggattggccatgctaaattgcccgtagtgtcctaataaaagtaaggttaaggggggggttgttgggttacgggtatagggtggatacgtgggtttgagtagggtgatcatggctcggcacaacattgagggccgaagggcctgttctgtgctgtactgttctatgttctatctctaaaTCATTTTTAATAGTgaatctagagtcacatgtagccagatcaggtaaggatggcagatgtactattcttgtaaacctcttctgtgctCTTCCCAATGCATTCATTTCCTATTTATGGTGTGTTGTCCAgacctgtacacaatattccagcagaGGTGTGGCAATGTTTGAGGATCAAAACAGTGCGAGTGCTGTACTTTGCAGATGGTTTGATGATAGTGCTTCTCTCTCAGATATGTTTACCGTGGGAATGCATGCAATGTCGTTGGAACATTATTTAGGTAGAGCTCAACTCTCTGGGAGGTCATTCCTGGGGAAGTGATTCCCTGTCGGAGTATTCGCACTGAGGGGCGGATGAGACTGCTGAAGGTTAGCATTGAGGCACTATGGAAGGGGTAGTGCTGACCGATCACTGCTCTCTTTCCCTCTGTCTCTTCCTCTGCAGCACTGGGCCACTATGCCACCTCATAGCCTGCAATATCAGCTCAGTGCTGCAACTTAAAAACACATTGCTTCCTCAGTATAACCCTGCTGACAGTGCAGTGCACCAGCTGGATATTGGTTCCAggagtgcagctctctctcactaCGATCAGCGGTGTGGGAATAATACATGGATGGACTGTCAGAATGGACGTAATTATGTGCGAGTgcatggcatggtagcactgtggttaacactgctacctcaccgtgtcagggaccagggtttgattctgaccaggggtgacagtgtggagcttgcgccttctccctgtgtctgtctgggtttcctccgggtgttttggtttcctcccatggtccaaagatgtgaagtttAGGTGGATGGCCGTGatcaattaccccttagtgttcaaggatGTAGCAGTTAGgccgggttatggggaggggacgggggcATGGGACTATGTAGGATGATCTTTCATAGGGTCGATGCTGACTCACTGGGCCAaattgccttcttctgcacttcacgaattctatggttctatggcatTGACATTATGGCGATGGATCTGGCatagttttattttaaattttggcTTAATTTAATTTAAGCTTTCAGTTCAGCTGAAGGTAGATGGATTGTGAAAGATGGAATGCTGAAAAAAATGGGAATGTCGCCCAGGAAGTTTTAGGGTTTGGATACATTTGTGGACTATTTATAATAATGGAGTGATGAAGTGCTGGAGTAAATCTGTAACCATGGCAATGGGATCATTGGCAGGGATGAATGAACATGAGAGTGTCTTGGCTCCGTACTTTCTAATATCCATATTGTGTGTCTTTGAATATGTTGTAACATGATGCGATATATGCAATGTAGGTATCAGCAACAAAACGCGTATACAAAAACCCGCTGTTACTGCAGTTAACAGGGAATCTAAGAGCAATAATAAAGAATCATATGAAATGGAACAATGTTATATtcatgatcacagtaagaagtcttacaacaccaggttaaagtccaacaggtttgtttcaaacaagttttcggagcacagctccttccattcacctgaggaaggagctgtgctccgaaagcttgtatttgaaacaaacctgttggactttaacctggtgttgtaagacttcttactctgctcaccccagtccaacgccggcatctccacatcatattcatGATCATTCATGGTGGAATGTGCAACATGGATTTGTTAACAAAAATGATCTGATTCTGCAGTTGTTTCAGCTGATGTCTGTGTTTAACTAACCAAAAACATTGAACAAGGACTAAAACATAACAATGACCCCGACGTGTAGTTTCCGAAATGAGATGGCAGTGGTGATATTTCCTGTGTGATTTATTTCTTCGGTGTTGGGGATCGGATTCAGTCTTCTCGTTCCACATGTTCCTCGACCTGAATGGTCTGTTCTAACCCCTGACTGGAAATAAAGTTTCACTGTCAACAATGGGGAACTGAATTAGGATTTTAAACGCCTGGCACCAGTGGTAGGAGTGGAACTGGTGGCTCGTTAGTTCTGAGACACTTCCTGGTGACATCTTATGGCAATAAATGTTTAAAGTGGTTATGGGGGGCGCGGCGGTGAAGATACAACAGTGATAACAATTATGGGACAGATTGATTAACATGACTATATTCTTGGTTCCAGGTCATCTAAAATCTGCCCTGCTCGTCTTTTAAACTAATTAATTTATTGGACTTCCCATGAAATGTATACATCAAGACTACTACTATTATTGTTTCAACCAAACCACTGTTAACTGCAGTCAGTCTGGAACCGTATATTTTGGCGTCTGATGTCTACGATGGTTTGTGAAATCAACAATGAGGAATCAAATACATCGAACAGTATATATTACGTTACTGGGTACTCCTGTTGGCTTATGAACAGCAGCTTGTTCAAGACAATAATCTGGTTCCTCGGTTGTTAAAAATTATGCCTATTCTTGATGTTATTGAATAAAGTAGAATCTGAAAGCAGTTTAACAGGAAGCACTATTGTTAATGGACATGCTGTGTTTGGGGAGCGAGTGGGGGTCAATTCAGGAAACTCATTCCAAGAAATATCACCGTTCACTGGCAGGATTACGGAAGACTCAATGTGATAAGCATCATTGCTCAGACAATGCACGGGGCAAACGGTTGGAAACACACCTGATCATAGAAAAAAGGCCACGGATCCCATTACTGGATTAAAACACCAACCACAGACAAAAATACAGGGAGCTTATCGGCTGAAAACACCAATAATTTTTCAGAAAAACAATCCCAGGCATTCACTTCTGGAAGCAGCGCTGCTCACAGATGGAGTATCATGGGAGTTACCACTGGAAAATTGACTGTCCATGGACACATCTCCAAGGTTCTCGGCTGGAAGCACCGCTGTTCCTCGGCATCTGTACAGGAGATAAACTATTGGGAACACAGCGGTTCATAAGcaaaggcagaagatacagactaCAGATGCAGCACATCTCATAAACCAGTTCAATGGATTTATGCTGCCTAAATGGCAGCTCATGAAAACTTGCCCAGGAGACTCATAACTGGATATACCACTTTGTTCATAGACACACCCAGTAAAGTCGCTCCTGGAATTAATGGAAGTTTTTTGTGCTGATTTTGATGAATAATCTGTTGACGAAATGGAGCCAGTAAAAGTCCAAAAGCCGTTTACTCTAACTTTCTTCTgaatattatagaatcatagaatttacagtgcagaaggaggcatttcggcacatcaagtctgcaccagcccttggaaagagcaccctacttaagcccatgactccaccccatccccgtaacccagcaaccccacctaacctttggacactaaggggtaatttatcatggcccatcaacctaacctgcacatctttggactgggaggaaaccggagcacccggaggaaacccatgcagacacggggaagtaGTGCAAACTCTAGAAAGACAGTCACCTGTGGCCGGTATGAAAccagggccctggagctgcgaggcagcagtgctaaccattgtgccattgtTTCGtcctccactgtgccaccgttccaccctccactgtgccaccgtgcctccctccactgtgccaccatgccgcccaccatTGTGCCCTCTGCCCGCATTATGCAGTTATTCATACGTATTTTCTACCTTTCTACCTCACaaggctgaatcgctggcttttaaagcagaccaagcgggtcagcagcacggtccgattcccgtcccagcctcccggacaggcgccagaatgtggcgactaggggcttttcacagtaacttcattgaagcctactcgtgacaataagtgattttcatttttcatttcatttctctcacCTTGTTTGAGATATTAGTTAGAGATTGGATTGTCATCATTGACACTCTCCTGTTGTTCCCTGCATATTCTAAGGCGAATTACACACAACGTTCATTCCCACACCAGCGACAACTTTGAGCTCAGTAAACTATCGCTTTAGGTCCAACTAATGAATTAACTGTAACGAAGCGCCCATCCCTCTTATACAATTAGCACCTCTATGATTCTACCCCCTTTATGTTTGTCATAGACGCATTGACAACATACTTTGTCAATTCTGAAAGGTAACTATTTCTCCTTGCGCACATATTATCAGACCttttgaatatttccagcattttctgtaattATTCAAGGCGCCATCCTACATGCGTCAGCAGAGTAAGCCATGAAGAATGGTGAATTCAGCCTGAGATGTAAATAACACAGAATTCGAGATGAGATGCAATGCAGATTCAGTGATGGGAACTCCAACTGTGTTTTATTTGTTTGTACAATTTACACGTTCTCTTCAGTGGAAATGTAATCAAATTCTTTAGGTCCTCCCTGAATTTAGACTGGGTCACAGCATAAATGCATGTGTTTGTACAACAACTCAAAAGCAGCAGCATAAAACTTGTGTAGTCTGCAATAGCCACCGGGCTATTGAAACTTGTTAAATACTTATGGTTTGCAAATTGAATTAGTAAGAAAAATATCACATATGTCATCCATAACAGAATGAAGTTTCCGGATATGGCAAAGAGTAAGATGACGGATTTTCTTCGGTTCTGCATTTCCTGATCATTGTTATTCGTCTCATTCTTgctccccctcagcctcctacgGATTCTACTGGCCATCAATATGTGTCCCACGGTCAGAGCATTGAGCAGCAAGATCAGGAATGTTGGGAGCAGTGGAGTGAAAGACCGGTCAATCCAGCTGAATGCTACCCACGCAGGGAGAGTGTAGTACTCCAGTTTTTGTTGGCAGCCCCATGACACATTCCCGATTGTAGTGTAGGGTTCAAATATAAAGTACCAGGGAACATTTTTCATCAAGAACAACATGCAGATTGCGCCTATACACAGGGCTGCCGTTGTCTCTGTGCAATATCTAATTTTCAAGGTCTGGAAACAAATGGCTACAAAACGATCAAAAGTGAAAGCGACTGTTAACCAGACAGAAATGTCCGTTACTGCACGAATCAGTACGTAGTGGAATGAGCATACAGACGTGAAAAACAGAAAACTATTCGGGAAATAATACTCATTAATCCGCAAAAGAATGATGTCGAAAATAACAACAAGTAGATCTGCCACTGCCATAGCAACCAGGTAGTAAGTGATACATCTGGAGAGGC contains:
- the LOC119975594 gene encoding probable G-protein coupled receptor 139 yields the protein MAVADLLVVIFDIILLRINEYYFPNSFLFFTSVCSFHYVLIRAVTDISVWLTVAFTFDRFVAICFQTLKIRYCTETTAALCIGAICMLFLMKNVPWYFIFEPYTTIGNVSWGCQQKLEYYTLPAWVAFSWIDRSFTPLLPTFLILLLNALTVGHILMASRIRRRLRGSKNETNNNDQEMQNRRKSVILLFAISGNFILLWMTYVIFFLLIQFANHKYLTSFNSPVAIADYTSFMLLLLSCCTNTCIYAVTQSKFREDLKNLITFPLKRTCKLYKQIKHSWSSHH